In Passer domesticus isolate bPasDom1 chromosome 1, bPasDom1.hap1, whole genome shotgun sequence, one DNA window encodes the following:
- the HSBP1L1 gene encoding heat shock factor-binding protein 1-like protein 1: MAAAEPPGAGELPQLAENLLCRLQENFEALTEKLTLRMEEMGERISDLETRVADLMTEAGVENSDEELGVKTLT, translated from the exons ATGGCGGCCGCCGAGCCGCCGGGAGCCGGGGAGCTGCCGCAGCTg GCGGAAAATCTGCTCTGCCGGCTGCAGGAGAATTTTGAGGCTCTGACGGAGAAGTTGACGCTGAGAA TGGAAGAAATGGGCGAGCGCATCAGTGACCTTGAGACGCGTGTTGCTGACCTGATGACAGAGGCTGGGGTAGAAAACAGCGATGAAGAATTGG